Proteins found in one Tsukamurella paurometabola DSM 20162 genomic segment:
- the murA gene encoding UDP-N-acetylglucosamine 1-carboxyvinyltransferase: MGEKFLVHGGARLTGEVTVGGAKNSVLKLMAAALLAEGTSVLTNCPEILDVPLMADVLRGLGAEVELDGETARITTPAVLNHRADFDAVKQFRASVCVLGPLMAREHRAVVALPGGDAIGSRPLDMHQSGLRALGATSSIEHGCVVAQADSLVGAEITLEFPSVGATENILMAAVLAKGLTVISNVAREPEIVDLCTMLVQMGADIEGVGTDTLMVRGVDKLHPTEHRVIGDRIVAATWGFAAVMTRGDITVNGIAPETLGVVLQKLQDAGATVTERADGFRIASPERPHAVNVATLPFPGFPTDLQPMAIGMACVADGTSMITENVFEARFRFVEEMVRLGADARTDGHHAVIRGVEQLSSAPVWSTDIRAGVGLVLAGLCADGVTEVHDVFHIDRGYPNFVGTLTALGGRIERVS; this comes from the coding sequence GTGGGTGAGAAGTTTCTGGTGCACGGCGGAGCCCGATTGACCGGCGAGGTTACCGTGGGCGGAGCGAAGAACAGCGTGCTCAAGCTCATGGCGGCGGCATTGCTCGCGGAGGGCACGTCGGTCCTGACGAACTGTCCCGAGATCCTGGACGTACCGCTCATGGCGGACGTGCTGCGCGGACTGGGCGCCGAGGTGGAGCTGGACGGTGAGACCGCGCGGATCACCACGCCGGCGGTGCTGAACCACCGCGCGGATTTCGACGCGGTCAAGCAGTTCCGCGCTTCGGTCTGTGTACTCGGTCCGCTGATGGCGCGTGAGCACCGCGCGGTGGTTGCGCTTCCCGGCGGAGATGCGATCGGCTCGCGGCCGCTCGATATGCATCAGTCGGGCCTGCGCGCGCTCGGCGCCACCAGCTCCATCGAACACGGTTGCGTTGTGGCACAAGCAGATTCGTTGGTCGGTGCGGAGATCACCCTGGAGTTCCCCTCGGTGGGGGCCACCGAGAACATCCTGATGGCCGCGGTCCTGGCGAAGGGGCTGACGGTGATCAGCAATGTCGCGCGGGAACCGGAGATCGTGGACCTGTGCACGATGCTCGTGCAGATGGGGGCCGATATCGAGGGAGTCGGTACCGACACCTTGATGGTGCGCGGCGTCGACAAGCTCCATCCCACGGAGCACCGGGTGATCGGCGACCGCATCGTGGCTGCGACGTGGGGATTCGCCGCAGTGATGACGCGCGGTGACATCACGGTCAACGGTATCGCGCCCGAGACCCTGGGGGTGGTGCTGCAGAAGCTCCAGGACGCCGGAGCCACCGTGACCGAGCGCGCGGACGGCTTCCGGATCGCATCCCCGGAGCGGCCGCATGCGGTGAACGTGGCGACTCTGCCCTTCCCCGGATTCCCCACGGACCTGCAGCCGATGGCGATCGGTATGGCGTGCGTCGCGGACGGTACGTCGATGATCACCGAGAACGTCTTCGAGGCGCGCTTCCGGTTCGTCGAAGAGATGGTGCGTCTGGGTGCGGATGCCCGGACCGATGGCCATCACGCGGTGATCCGGGGAGTGGAGCAGCTCTCGAGTGCGCCGGTCTGGTCGACCGACATCCGCGCCGGCGTCGGCCTGGTGCTGGCCGGTCTGTGCGCCGACGGGGTGACCGAGGTGCACGACGTCTTCCATATCGACCGCGGATATCCGAACTTCGTGGGCACGTTGACCGCCCTGGGCGGCCGGATCGAGCGCGTGTCCTGA
- a CDS encoding DUF2550 domain-containing protein: MDVGAVVFGAAVLILVLLAVGAVLALRLYSLRVAGVPIILRYLPAEPEQGWRHGTLRYDDHELKYYRLSSIRLGPSWTLPRGETEIVGRRAPSGTELDVIDPDMVIVHAVTPDGETELAFARDGLTAFQSWLESRPSPRRNRPI, from the coding sequence GTGGATGTGGGCGCGGTGGTGTTCGGTGCGGCAGTACTGATCCTCGTGCTGCTCGCCGTGGGTGCCGTGCTCGCGCTGCGCCTGTACAGCCTCCGCGTCGCGGGGGTGCCGATCATCCTGCGATACCTGCCGGCAGAGCCGGAGCAGGGATGGCGACACGGCACCCTCCGGTACGACGATCACGAGCTGAAGTACTACCGGCTCAGCAGTATTCGGCTCGGACCGAGCTGGACTTTGCCGCGCGGCGAGACCGAGATCGTCGGTCGCCGCGCACCGTCGGGCACCGAACTGGATGTGATCGATCCCGATATGGTGATCGTCCATGCGGTCACCCCGGACGGCGAGACCGAACTCGCCTTCGCCCGCGACGGTCTCACCGCGTTCCAGTCCTGGCTCGAATCGCGGCCCTCTCCGCGCCGCAACCGACCGATCTGA
- a CDS encoding F0F1 ATP synthase subunit epsilon, producing MADTAFQVEVVSVEERLWSGEATYVIAQTTEGELGVLAHHEPLFGQLVQGGAVAIQTTAGERLAAAIRGGFLSVTGEKVTVLADGAEWASSLDEAAVRRELDGAADGSDEQVVAQGRLRALEYLAGK from the coding sequence GTGGCTGACACGGCGTTTCAAGTAGAGGTCGTCTCCGTCGAGGAGCGGCTGTGGTCGGGCGAGGCCACCTACGTCATCGCCCAGACCACGGAGGGTGAGCTGGGAGTCCTGGCCCATCACGAGCCGCTGTTCGGCCAGCTCGTTCAGGGTGGCGCTGTCGCCATCCAGACGACGGCCGGCGAGCGACTGGCAGCAGCGATCCGCGGCGGCTTCCTCTCGGTGACCGGCGAGAAGGTCACCGTGCTGGCCGACGGTGCCGAGTGGGCGTCCTCGCTCGACGAGGCCGCGGTGCGTCGCGAGCTCGACGGTGCGGCGGACGGCTCGGACGAGCAGGTCGTCGCGCAGGGACGACTGCGCGCGCTCGAGTACCTCGCGGGCAAGTAG
- a CDS encoding F0F1 ATP synthase subunit gamma: protein MASIRELRSRIRSVNSTKKITKAQELIATSRITKAQARVAAAKPYSEEMTAVLSELASKSGSLDHPLLVERPNAKRAAILVVSSDRGMCGGYNSNVLRETRELIQLLKDEGKEPVLYTMGQKGLDYFTFRGQQVAGSWTGFSQQPHHTDAVAATETLVKLFEAGSQEYVTIDGVETHGVDELHIVYTRFVSMLSQTPEVRRMAPLVVQEAEAGSTDDEPARNFTFEPGADSLLSALLPKYVATRVFAALLDSAASENAARRTAMKAATDNANDLAVSLSREANQLRQAQITQEISEIVGGAGALAN from the coding sequence ATGGCTAGTATCCGAGAGCTGCGCTCACGGATCCGGTCGGTCAACTCGACCAAGAAGATCACCAAGGCGCAGGAACTGATCGCGACCTCGCGGATCACCAAGGCGCAGGCCCGAGTCGCGGCGGCGAAGCCGTACTCCGAGGAGATGACGGCCGTGCTGTCGGAACTCGCCAGCAAGTCGGGCTCGCTGGATCACCCGCTGCTGGTCGAGCGTCCGAACGCCAAGCGCGCGGCGATCCTCGTGGTGAGCTCGGACCGCGGCATGTGCGGTGGCTACAACTCCAACGTGCTGCGGGAGACCCGCGAGCTGATCCAGCTGCTCAAGGACGAGGGTAAGGAACCCGTTCTCTACACGATGGGGCAGAAGGGCCTGGACTACTTCACCTTCCGCGGCCAGCAGGTCGCCGGATCGTGGACCGGGTTCTCGCAGCAGCCGCATCACACGGATGCGGTCGCCGCGACCGAGACCCTGGTGAAGCTGTTCGAGGCCGGCTCGCAGGAGTACGTGACCATCGACGGCGTGGAGACCCACGGCGTCGACGAGCTGCACATCGTGTACACGCGGTTCGTCTCGATGCTGTCGCAGACCCCCGAGGTCCGCCGCATGGCCCCCCTGGTCGTCCAGGAGGCCGAGGCCGGTTCGACCGACGATGAGCCCGCGCGCAACTTCACCTTCGAGCCCGGTGCCGACAGCCTGCTGTCCGCGCTGCTCCCGAAGTACGTCGCGACCCGCGTGTTCGCCGCGCTGCTCGACTCGGCTGCGTCCGAGAACGCCGCGCGTCGTACGGCCATGAAGGCGGCCACCGACAACGCCAACGATCTGGCCGTCTCGCTCTCCCGCGAGGCCAACCAGCTCCGCCAGGCGCAGATCACCCAGGAAATCAGCGAAATCGTCGGTGGCGCCGGCGCCCTCGCGAACTAG
- a CDS encoding cob(I)yrinic acid a,c-diamide adenosyltransferase — MAVHLTRIYTRTGDDGTTGLGDFSRVPKSDARLRGYADCDEANAALGVAVTVGAPPPELRAVLLRIQNDLFDVGADLSNPIVPDPEYPPLRVTPDYIDRLERWCDEFNADLPKLDSFVLPGGTPLAAYLHVARTVVRRAERSAWEAVAEHGETVSALPAKYLNRLSDLLFILSRVANPDGDVLWRPGGEPAPGAAPPD; from the coding sequence ATGGCGGTACACCTCACCCGGATCTACACCCGAACCGGCGACGACGGGACCACCGGTCTCGGCGACTTCTCGCGGGTTCCGAAGTCCGATGCCCGTCTGCGCGGCTACGCCGACTGCGACGAGGCGAACGCCGCGCTCGGCGTCGCGGTCACCGTCGGCGCTCCCCCGCCGGAGCTGCGCGCGGTACTGCTGCGGATCCAGAACGATCTCTTCGACGTGGGCGCCGACCTCTCGAATCCGATCGTTCCGGACCCCGAGTACCCCCCACTTCGGGTGACGCCGGACTACATCGATCGGCTCGAGCGGTGGTGCGATGAGTTCAATGCCGATCTGCCCAAGCTCGATTCATTCGTGCTGCCGGGCGGCACTCCCCTGGCCGCGTATCTCCATGTGGCGCGCACCGTCGTCCGTCGGGCCGAACGGTCGGCGTGGGAGGCCGTGGCCGAGCACGGCGAGACGGTCTCCGCGCTCCCGGCGAAGTACCTCAACCGACTCTCGGACCTGTTGTTCATTCTGTCGCGGGTGGCCAATCCCGACGGCGACGTACTGTGGCGGCCGGGCGGCGAACCGGCTCCGGGCGCGGCACCGCCGGATTGA
- the atpA gene encoding F0F1 ATP synthase subunit alpha: protein MAELTISTDDVKGAIEQYVSTFEADASREEIGTVSDTADGIAHVTGLPGAMANELLEFPGGVLGVALNLDEDEIGAVILGNYESLEEGQQVRRTGDVLSVPVGDKFLGRVVNPLGQPIDGLGDIEAEEQRVLELQAATVLERQPVEESLATGIKAIDAMTAIGRGQRQLVIGDRKTGKTAVCVDTILNQKANWETGDPTKQVRCIYVAIGQKGSTIAGVKSALDEAGAMEYTTIVAAPASDSAGFKWLAPYTGSALGQHWMYQGKHVLIVFDDLSKQAEAYRAISLLLRRPPGREAYPGDVFYLHSRLLERSAKLSDALGGGSMTALPIIETKANDVSAFIPTNVISITDGQVFLESDLFNKGVRPAINVGTSVSRVGGAAQTKGLKKVSGSLRLELAQFRELEAFSAFASDLDDASKAQLARGARWVELLKQDQYSPVSVEDEIVSIYLCGEGYYDSVPVDDVRRFDAELLSHLHHAAAGVYESIAGGAVLEKDQAKILEAETDKFKQSFLASDGSRVVNEADADALPAEDVEQETIKVKRNG from the coding sequence ATGGCTGAGTTGACGATCTCAACCGACGACGTCAAGGGCGCGATCGAGCAGTACGTCTCGACGTTCGAGGCCGACGCCTCCCGCGAGGAGATCGGCACCGTCTCCGACACCGCCGACGGCATCGCCCACGTGACCGGGCTCCCCGGCGCGATGGCGAATGAGCTGCTCGAGTTCCCCGGTGGGGTGCTCGGCGTGGCCCTGAACCTCGACGAGGACGAGATCGGCGCCGTCATCCTCGGTAACTACGAGTCGCTGGAGGAGGGCCAGCAGGTCCGCCGCACCGGCGACGTGCTCTCGGTGCCGGTCGGCGACAAGTTCCTCGGCCGCGTGGTGAACCCGCTGGGCCAGCCGATCGACGGCCTCGGCGACATCGAGGCCGAGGAGCAGCGCGTTCTCGAGCTGCAGGCCGCCACCGTGCTCGAGCGTCAGCCCGTCGAGGAGTCGCTGGCCACCGGCATCAAGGCCATCGACGCCATGACCGCGATCGGCCGCGGCCAGCGCCAGCTGGTGATCGGCGACCGCAAGACCGGCAAGACCGCCGTCTGCGTCGACACGATCCTGAACCAGAAGGCCAACTGGGAGACCGGCGATCCCACCAAGCAGGTCCGCTGCATCTACGTCGCCATCGGCCAGAAGGGCTCGACGATCGCCGGCGTGAAGTCCGCGCTCGACGAGGCCGGCGCCATGGAGTACACCACCATCGTCGCAGCCCCCGCGTCCGATTCGGCCGGCTTCAAGTGGCTCGCCCCCTACACCGGCTCGGCCCTCGGCCAGCACTGGATGTACCAGGGCAAGCACGTTCTCATCGTGTTCGACGACCTGTCGAAGCAGGCCGAGGCGTACCGCGCCATCTCGCTGCTGCTGCGCCGCCCGCCGGGCCGCGAGGCGTACCCGGGTGACGTCTTCTACCTGCACTCGCGTCTGCTGGAGCGTTCGGCCAAGCTGTCCGACGCCCTGGGTGGCGGCTCGATGACCGCACTGCCGATCATCGAGACCAAGGCCAACGACGTCTCGGCATTCATCCCGACCAACGTCATCTCCATCACCGACGGCCAGGTCTTCTTGGAGTCCGACCTGTTCAACAAGGGCGTCCGCCCCGCGATCAACGTCGGCACCTCGGTGTCCCGCGTCGGTGGCGCCGCGCAGACCAAGGGCCTGAAGAAGGTCTCCGGTTCGCTGCGTCTGGAGCTGGCCCAGTTCCGCGAGCTCGAGGCCTTCTCGGCCTTCGCCTCGGACCTCGACGATGCGTCCAAGGCGCAGCTGGCGCGTGGCGCCCGCTGGGTGGAGCTGCTCAAGCAGGATCAGTACAGCCCGGTGTCGGTCGAGGACGAGATCGTCTCGATCTACCTCTGCGGTGAGGGCTACTACGACTCGGTTCCCGTCGACGACGTCCGTCGCTTCGACGCCGAGCTGCTCAGCCACCTGCACCACGCCGCCGCCGGCGTGTACGAGTCCATCGCCGGTGGCGCGGTGCTCGAGAAGGACCAGGCGAAGATCCTCGAGGCCGAGACCGACAAGTTCAAGCAGAGCTTCCTCGCCTCCGACGGTTCGCGCGTGGTGAACGAGGCCGATGCCGACGCCCTCCCCGCCGAGGACGTCGAGCAGGAGACGATCAAGGTCAAGCGCAATGGCTAG
- the atpD gene encoding F0F1 ATP synthase subunit beta, which yields MTTATEPASAGTAAATGRVTRVIGPVVDIEFPRGAVPDLFNALRAEITLPSVAKTLTLEVAQHLGDNLVRAISMQPTDGLVRGTEVTDSGYPIRVPVGDVVKGHVFNALGDCLDTPGLGRDGEQWGIHRKPPAFDQLEGKTEILETGIKVIDLLTPYVKGGKIGLFGGAGVGKTVLIQEMITRIAREFSGTSVFAGVGERTREGTDLHLEMEEMGVLQDTALVFGQMDEPPGTRMRVALSALTMAEYFRDVQHQDVLLFIDNIFRFTQAGSEVSTLLGRMPSAVGYQPTLADEMGELQERITSTKGRSITSLQAIYVPADDYTDPAPATTFAHLDATTELSRPISQLGIYPAVDPLTSTSRILEASIVGDEHFRVANEVKRILQKYKELQDIIAILGMDELSEEDKVTVQRARRLQKFLGQNFIVAEKFTGEKGSVVPLADTIEAFDRVCKGEFDHLPEQAFNSCGGLDDVEAAAKKIAGK from the coding sequence ATGACTACAGCAACCGAGCCCGCGTCGGCGGGCACCGCTGCGGCCACCGGTCGCGTGACGCGGGTCATCGGCCCGGTCGTCGACATCGAGTTCCCGCGCGGCGCCGTTCCCGACCTGTTCAACGCCCTGCGCGCGGAGATCACCCTCCCGTCCGTGGCCAAGACGCTGACCCTCGAGGTCGCGCAGCACCTCGGCGACAACCTGGTGCGCGCCATCTCCATGCAGCCCACCGACGGCCTGGTCCGCGGCACCGAGGTCACCGATTCGGGCTACCCGATCCGCGTCCCCGTCGGCGATGTCGTCAAGGGCCACGTGTTCAACGCCCTGGGCGACTGCCTGGACACCCCCGGACTCGGCCGCGACGGCGAGCAGTGGGGCATCCACCGCAAGCCCCCGGCCTTCGATCAGCTCGAGGGTAAGACCGAGATCCTGGAGACGGGCATCAAGGTCATCGACCTGCTGACCCCGTACGTCAAGGGCGGCAAGATCGGTCTGTTCGGTGGCGCCGGTGTCGGCAAGACCGTTCTGATCCAGGAGATGATCACCCGTATCGCGCGCGAGTTCTCGGGCACCTCGGTGTTCGCGGGCGTCGGCGAGCGTACTCGTGAGGGCACCGACCTCCACCTCGAGATGGAGGAGATGGGCGTGCTGCAGGACACCGCCTTGGTGTTCGGCCAGATGGACGAGCCGCCGGGCACGCGTATGCGCGTCGCCCTCTCGGCCCTGACCATGGCCGAGTACTTCCGCGATGTCCAGCATCAGGACGTGCTGCTGTTCATCGACAACATCTTCCGGTTCACCCAGGCCGGTTCCGAGGTCTCGACCCTGCTGGGTCGTATGCCCTCGGCCGTGGGTTACCAGCCGACGCTGGCGGACGAGATGGGTGAGCTCCAGGAGCGCATCACCTCGACCAAGGGCCGGTCCATCACCTCGCTGCAGGCCATCTACGTGCCCGCCGACGACTACACCGACCCGGCGCCGGCCACCACCTTCGCGCACCTCGATGCGACCACCGAGCTCTCGCGTCCGATCTCGCAGCTGGGTATCTACCCCGCCGTGGATCCGCTGACCTCGACCTCCCGCATCCTCGAGGCCTCGATCGTGGGCGACGAGCACTTCCGCGTCGCGAACGAGGTCAAGCGCATCCTGCAGAAGTACAAGGAGCTGCAGGACATCATCGCCATCCTCGGTATGGATGAGCTCTCCGAGGAGGACAAGGTCACGGTGCAGCGCGCTCGCCGTCTCCAGAAGTTCCTCGGCCAGAACTTCATCGTCGCCGAGAAGTTCACCGGTGAGAAGGGCTCCGTCGTGCCGCTGGCCGACACCATCGAGGCCTTCGACCGCGTGTGCAAGGGCGAGTTCGATCACCTGCCCGAGCAGGCGTTCAACAGCTGTGGTGGTCTCGACGACGTCGAGGCGGCCGCGAAGAAGATCGCCGGGAAGTGA